GGTCCACTGATGTTGGATCCAGTCTACTCTCATGCTACGATATACCCAGTGTTGCCATATTGCgtaatttgaattcaattttttttttcggaaattagggCCTGGGAGCAATTTTCGGAAAGAGTAATTTGGACATAGTTTGAATGATAAATTGCGTAGCCCACTGATGTTGGATCCAATCTACTGTCATGCTACGGTATACCCAGTGTTGCCATATTGCgtaatttgaattcaatttttttttttcggaaatcaGGGCCCGGGAGCAATTTTCGGAAAGAGTAATTTGGACATAGTTTGAATGATAAAGTGCGTAGCCCACTGATGTTGGATCCAATCTACTCTCATGCTACGGTATACCCAGTGTTGCCATATTgcgtaattcatttttttttcggaaattaggtCCCGGGAGCAATTTTCGGAAAGAGTAATTTGGACATAGTTTGAATGATAAATTGCGTGGCCCACTGATGTTGGATCCAGTCTACTGTCATGCTACGGTATACCCAGTGTTGCCATATTGCGTaatttgaattcattttttttttcggaaattagggCCCGGGAGCAATTTTCGGAAAGAGTAATTTGGACATAGTTTGAATTATAAATTGCGTGGCCCACTGATGTTGGATCCAATCTACTTTCATGCTACGGTATACCCAGGGTTGCCATATTGCataatttgaattcaattttttttttcggaaattagggCCCGGGAGCAATTTTCGGAAGGAGTAATTTGGACATAGTTTGAATGATAAATTGCGTGGCCCACTGATGTTGGATCCAGCCTACTCTCATGCTACGGTATACCCAGTGTTGCCATATTGCgtaatttgaattcaattttttttttcggaaattagggCCCAGGAGCAATTTTCGGAAAGAGTAATTTGGACATAGTTTGAATGATAAATTGCGTGGCCCACTGATGTTGGACCCAGCCTACTCTCATGCTACGGTATACCCAGTGTTGCTATATTGCataatttgaattcaatttttttcgGAATTTAGGACTCGGGAGCAATTTTAGAAAAGAGTAATTCGGACAGTTTGAATGATAAATTGCGTGGTCCACTGATGTTGGATCCAGTCTACTCTCATGCTACGATATACCCAGTGTTGCCATATTGCgtaatttgaattcaattttttttcggaaattagggCCCGGGAGCAATTTTCGGAAAGAGTAATTTGGACATAGTTTGAACGACTGgacggtgtgacttttggtgttccaaataactACTTcagtacgattcttggcatctctcagtgcagtccctacccggagatctgattgagggactattttacctccagagaattttacactgagggaaaAAATATACATAGTGGGACTGtgttggtgttaatgcagcttatgggggtacctctttgttaagagtacagtggactatagtgaacTTTATATCAGCAAACGACTGGatatattaagaagattgattgatagtTTGAATGATAAATTGCGTGGCCCACTGATGCccgccggcccggatggctcaagcggtaggggcacagcatgtctctatcgcttggtccgaagggttgtgggttcgagtcccgcctcgggcatgggtgttgtgtttgtattaatgtaagtaaaacaaaggaaacaaatgaaaatgaaaaacagaaaacaaaaagataactttggtaaacggcctctggccggtctaatttaaaaaaaaaaagtgttgttgttttctaatgccaggcgtttgacaataaagtcatttgacctcttgcactccaatatttgaaactggcaagttgtagccgatttaagtgaacaccatattttaacgttttggtggctacttcattcacacacaacccccagaatgtctggaggaccacacctgctgttggtcgacggatccattggacctagctgggagatcttgttgatcaccagctttccctccttaagccactggaggacgattttagtgccatagcaggtcagcactaggaacagaaaagtagaaagaggaggaaggaaagtgaaatgaacccctaggcctcgaatgctctaatattGGATGCAGTCTATTCTCATGCTACGGTATACCCAGTGTTGCCATAGTGCGTAATTTGaactcaatatttttttcttttttcggaAATTAGGGCCCAGACGGAATTTTCGGAAAGAGTAATTTGGACATAGTTTGAATGATAAATTGCGTGGTGGCTTGCATATGCGCGAATTACCATTCACTCTGTATGTCTGTAACTATTTCGTCATGGAAATCACTCCAGTTGAATTATGCATTCATAGCTCAGTGATCacgtgtgtattaatgcatgagATATAAGATATTTCTTTTGTGTGAATCtctttccacaaacatcacatttgaaaggtttttcgccTGTGTGTGTTAATATGTGTGCTGTGAGTGACTGTTTGTGTCTGAAACTTTTCTCGCAAGAATTACACTTATAGGGCTTCTGCCctgtatgtattaatttatgtttcaaaagaTTCTGCCTCTGCCTAAAGCACTTTTCACAAATGTCACATCTATGTGGCCTATCGTCAGTGTGTATTAAAGTGTGAGAATCAAGATGCTGTTTCTCTCTAAAGCACTTGTCACATATGGAACATTTGAAAGATTTCTCGTTAGTGTGGGTCAATTTATGTATTGCTAAAGTTCCCTTCTGCGTATATGATTTCTCACAAAGGTCGCACTTGTGTGGTTTTTCCCCCGTGTGAGTAACTTTATGTAAATTTACATGAGTTCTCCGCCTGAAAGACTGCCCACAATATTCGCACTGAAAAGGTTTTTCGCCCGTATGAGTCATCACATGTCGTTTAAGGGTTTGATTTTGAGTGAAACTCCTAAAGCAAAAAGtacatttgaaaggcttctccCCTGTGTGAATCAAAGAATGCTGTAATAGGCTGCTCCTTTCGGTAAAACCTTTTTCACAAATGTCGCACTTATGAGGCTTCTGATTTGAATGCGCCAGAGCATGTGAAATGAGTTTCTGCTCATGAGTAAATCCCTTCTTGCAAACGTCGCACTTGTAAAGCTTCTTGTCACTGTGCATCAACTTGTGTTCTACTAAAGTACTCATTCTTGTGAAAGTCTTATCACAAATATCACATCTGTGAGGCTTCTGACCGGTGTGGGCAAACTGATGTTCCAGCAAACCTCGTCTTTGTGTGAAACTTTTTTCACACATGCCACATTTGAAACGTTTAACGCCGGTGTGTATAAATGTATGAGCATCAAGACTTAGTCTTTGTTTAAAACTCTTTTCACAAACGTCGCACTTGTAAGGTTTATAGGTTGAATGCGATATTACATGCGATAAAAGTTTCTGCCTTTGCGGAAATTCTTTTTCACAGACGTCACATTTGTAACACTTCTCGTTGCTGTGTATTAACTTGTGCTCTAAGAAATTACTTATTCGTGTAAAAttcttaccacaaacatcgcatttgtaaGGCTTCTGTCCCGAGTGTGAAAATTTGTGATCTATGAGATTCTGCCTTTGTGTGAAACTTTTCTCGCACATATTGCATTTGTGAGGTTTTTCGTCTGTGTGTATTAATGTATGAGTTTTAAGATTCTGCTTCGCCTAAAGCTTTTCTCACAAATGTGGCATTTgtgaggtttctcgcctgtgtgtataAATTCGTGGGTTTTAAGAGTCTGCTTATGCCCAAAACTCTTGTCACAAATGTCGCATTTGTACTCTATTTGATTTGTGTGTGTATAATTCTGATTGTCAAGAGAATGCTTTAAGTCACTGTGCTCGTTTTGTATAATACTTCTGCTAATATCGTCCTTGCCAGGAAATTTGAATTCCAAATCTAAATGCCTTTGAGGCGaagtattttctggaaggctACAAACGTCATCAGTATTTGGACTACCAATTTCTGTGTGTCTATAGATGTCAGATTCGTgcactgaaattttaaaattgttgccATCTTCAACTGTCATGTCGTTATGAAATTCTGTTTCCATGGGCCTGTAAATAGCAGGTAATTTAATGTCAATGTTCGAAGTATTTTTCACACATTACCATCAAAGAAATTGCAGAACATTATATATCAATTGGAGACAGCCTTTATAGCTGCATTAGGAAGTCATTTAACAAAGCAAACTTTACTTCTGAGAATATCGCCACAAAATaggcaaatataaaaaatagtatTAATTGTATCAATGTATGAAATTGACTAATATGataaaattatgagaatatgATATTTTGAGAGAGAAATTTAAGAGTACCTAAAAGAGTGAAGAAATGACGCAAGCTGCATTGAGCTCAGAATCAAcagataatctatactaataataaatctgtagccgaaatttttctggtaatttccgattttccaaaaataattggtcctaacatatataattaaccaccctgtaaCCGAaaaacgcatttttgaaatttttgtttgtatgtctatctgtatgttagttaccttttcacgcgataatggctgaaccgatttatatgaaaattggaatataaattaagttcgttgtaacttagattttaggctatatggcattctaaatactttatttaaaaggggggttataaagggacctgaattaaataaatcgaaatatctcgcctattattgatttttgtgaaaaatgttacataacaaaagtttctttaaaaatgatttccgataagttttattctttacaaaattttgataggactgatatttaatgagataaatgagttttaaaattaaaataacgccatctaagacggtgcaatgaattaagaacaaatgacttcgtctataaggggccttggacaacaacaatcgaaacaggggccttggacatcaacaatcgaaagctattaa
This sequence is a window from Periplaneta americana isolate PAMFEO1 chromosome 2, P.americana_PAMFEO1_priV1, whole genome shotgun sequence. Protein-coding genes within it:
- the LOC138691002 gene encoding zinc finger protein 665-like, which translates into the protein MCEKSFTQRQNLIDHKFSHSGQKPYKCDVCGKNFTRISNFLEHKLIHSNEKCYKCDVCEKEFPQRQKLLSHVISHSTYKPYKCDVCEKSFKQRLSLDAHTFIHTGVKRFKCGMCEKSFTQRRGLLEHQFAHTGQKPHRCDICDKTFTRMSTLVEHKLMHSDKKLYKCDVCKKGFTHEQKLISHALAHSNQKPHKCDICEKGFTERSSLLQHSLIHTGEKPFKCTFCFRSFTQNQTLKRHVMTHTGEKPFQCEYCGQSFRRRTHVNLHKVTHTGEKPHKCDLCEKSYTQKGTLAIHKLTHTNEKSFKCSICDKCFREKQHLDSHTLIHTDDRPHRCDICEKCFRQRQNLLKHKLIHTGQKPYKCNSCEKSFRHKQSLTAHILTHTGEKPFKCDVCGKRFTQKKYLISHALIHT
- the LOC138716478 gene encoding zinc finger and SCAN domain-containing protein 12-like isoform X3, producing the protein MVDILSVVMDDIKVKPEIDPLALPKEDTNIEECLPTEGNSLLQSVVGIKVEYEDSNNPYSMVTPERSPVPFSLYAVKCEPEEESCDVDIVKEEMLDLKTEDDDTPNRPMETEFHNDMTVEDGNNFKISVHESDIYRHTEIGSPNTDDVCSLPENTSPQRHLDLEFKFPGKDDISRSIIQNEHSDLKHSLDNQNYTHTNQIEYKCDICDKSFGHKQTLKTHEFIHTGEKPHKCHICEKSFRRSRILKLIH